From Virgibacillus natechei, the proteins below share one genomic window:
- a CDS encoding ABC transporter permease encodes MGFVDLLQSIIPPALFFSAPLIFTALGGVFSERSGVVNIGLEGLMIMGAFVGIVFNLTFADVFGAWTPWVSIIVATIVGAIFSIIHAVASVSFRANQVVSGVAVNFLALGLGVFLTKQFYGKGQTDMVSEPFYTTNIPLLANIPIIGPIFFQNIYVSSYLAIVLAFVAWYVLYKTPFGLRLRAVGEHPMAADTNGINVSRMRYIAVIISGALGGLGGSVFALTIALNFSHATIVGQGFMALAAVIFGKWHPLGAMGAALFFGFAQSLSVIGGGIPLLADVPQVYLLIAPYVLTILALAGFIGRAEAPRANGEPYIKGSR; translated from the coding sequence ATGGGGTTTGTTGATCTATTACAATCTATTATTCCACCAGCACTTTTCTTTTCAGCACCTCTTATATTTACAGCGTTAGGCGGAGTATTTAGTGAACGATCTGGAGTTGTAAACATTGGTTTAGAAGGTTTAATGATCATGGGTGCGTTTGTCGGCATCGTGTTTAATCTAACGTTCGCAGATGTCTTTGGTGCATGGACACCATGGGTATCCATTATTGTTGCTACCATTGTTGGAGCGATATTTTCAATTATTCATGCAGTGGCTTCTGTATCTTTTAGAGCTAATCAAGTTGTTAGTGGTGTAGCAGTAAATTTCTTGGCACTAGGTTTGGGTGTTTTCCTTACGAAACAATTTTATGGAAAGGGTCAGACTGATATGGTTTCAGAACCATTTTATACGACGAACATTCCGTTATTAGCTAACATCCCAATTATTGGACCGATATTTTTTCAGAATATATATGTCTCATCATATCTTGCGATTGTATTAGCTTTTGTAGCATGGTATGTACTTTACAAGACCCCATTTGGATTACGTCTACGTGCAGTTGGGGAACATCCAATGGCCGCTGATACAAATGGTATTAATGTTTCTAGAATGCGCTATATAGCTGTTATTATTTCTGGAGCATTAGGAGGTTTGGGTGGTTCTGTATTTGCTTTGACAATCGCCCTAAACTTTTCCCATGCAACGATTGTTGGCCAGGGATTTATGGCACTAGCAGCTGTTATCTTTGGTAAATGGCATCCGCTGGGAGCGATGGGCGCCGCATTATTCTTTGGCTTTGCCCAAAGTTTAAGTGTTATTGGAGGAGGTATTCCTCTTCTGGCAGATGTACCTCAGGTCTACTTATTAATTGCACCGTACGTTCTAACCATTCTTGCTTTAGCAGGATTTATCGGACGTGCAGAGGCACCGAGAGCAAATGGAGAGCCCTATATTAAAGGCAGTAGATAA
- a CDS encoding DUF3243 domain-containing protein — MSVLDNFDSWKGFLASKLDQAQQQGMSDQTVSTLAEEVGDYLAANVDAKNEEEAVLRELWNAASEDEQQALANTMIKMVKSQGNTN; from the coding sequence ATGTCAGTTCTTGATAATTTTGATTCATGGAAAGGTTTCTTAGCTAGTAAACTTGATCAGGCACAGCAGCAGGGAATGAGCGATCAAACGGTCTCCACTCTAGCTGAAGAGGTAGGAGATTACCTTGCCGCTAATGTAGATGCAAAGAATGAGGAAGAGGCAGTGCTAAGAGAACTCTGGAATGCCGCTTCTGAAGATGAACAACAGGCACTTGCTAATACAATGATCAAGATGGTGAAAAGTCAAGGAAATACAAATTAA
- a CDS encoding YmfK family protein — MEKTEWYLEYEIQHNRPGLLGDISSLLGMLSINIIMINGIENSRRGILILSKYDENIARLKSILETMTTIRVTKIRKPRLFDKLAVRHGKYLHRDTNDRKTIRFVRNELGLLVDFMAEIYKKEEHKLIGIRGMPRVGKTESVVAASVSANKHWLFVSSTLLKQTVRSQLIEGEHDPNNIYIIDGVLSKRQIDDEKHWQLIREIMQLPSIKVVEHPDIFVQATQYTIDDFDYIIELRSHENEEITYEPIERQEFTQNDGFSMFDF; from the coding sequence ATGGAAAAAACAGAATGGTACCTTGAATATGAAATTCAACATAACCGTCCTGGATTACTTGGTGATATATCTTCTTTATTAGGGATGTTATCCATTAATATTATAATGATAAATGGAATTGAGAATTCACGAAGAGGAATACTCATTCTCTCCAAATATGATGAGAATATCGCTCGTTTAAAGTCAATATTAGAAACAATGACTACGATTAGGGTAACGAAGATACGTAAACCAAGGCTATTTGATAAACTAGCTGTACGACATGGAAAGTATTTACACAGGGATACAAATGACCGAAAAACAATTCGTTTTGTTCGAAATGAATTAGGATTATTAGTAGATTTTATGGCAGAAATTTATAAAAAAGAAGAGCATAAATTAATTGGTATTCGCGGAATGCCGCGGGTAGGGAAAACTGAATCTGTTGTTGCTGCGAGTGTTTCGGCAAATAAACACTGGTTATTCGTATCTAGTACACTACTGAAACAAACTGTACGCAGTCAATTAATTGAAGGAGAACATGACCCCAATAATATTTATATTATTGATGGTGTTCTGTCAAAAAGACAAATAGATGATGAAAAGCATTGGCAATTAATTAGGGAAATTATGCAACTTCCATCTATCAAAGTTGTAGAGCATCCAGATATATTTGTGCAAGCAACACAATATACAATTGATGATTTCGATTACATTATTGAGTTGCGCAGTCATGAAAATGAAGAAATTACATACGAACCAATAGAAAGACAAGAATTTACTCAAAATGACGGTTTTTCCATGTTTGATTTTTAG
- the ymfI gene encoding elongation factor P 5-aminopentanone reductase, which yields MGENVLIIGASGDIGLAIADQLASEGYQLLLHYNKNRKRIDDFKNMLEKECLLTVIQANLSNDEEIKKLLNQLVFPVDYIIFASGAAHYGLFQDTKEQVMDDMLTLHVKAPWMITQYLLPTMIQKNTGKIIVITSLWGDIGASNEVVYSTVKGAQNSFVKALAKEIAPSGISVNAISPGYIETKMNNHLADDEKAALISEIPINRAGLPSEVAHTVRFLLDQRSSYIQGEIINMNGAWK from the coding sequence ATGGGGGAAAACGTATTAATTATCGGGGCAAGCGGAGATATAGGCCTTGCGATAGCAGATCAGCTTGCAAGCGAAGGGTATCAATTATTGCTTCATTATAATAAAAACAGAAAGAGGATCGACGATTTCAAGAATATGCTTGAAAAAGAATGTCTGCTTACTGTCATACAAGCAAATTTAAGTAATGATGAAGAGATTAAAAAATTATTGAACCAACTGGTATTTCCAGTGGATTACATTATTTTTGCAAGCGGGGCGGCACATTATGGGTTATTTCAGGATACAAAAGAACAAGTTATGGATGACATGCTCACATTACATGTAAAAGCGCCGTGGATGATTACACAATATTTATTACCAACCATGATTCAAAAAAATACAGGTAAAATTATTGTCATTACGTCGTTATGGGGAGATATAGGTGCAAGTAATGAAGTAGTTTACTCTACCGTGAAAGGAGCACAAAATAGCTTTGTAAAAGCTTTAGCAAAAGAGATCGCCCCTTCCGGAATTTCTGTAAATGCTATTAGTCCGGGCTATATTGAAACGAAAATGAATAATCACTTAGCTGATGATGAAAAAGCAGCACTCATTTCTGAAATTCCAATCAATCGTGCTGGGTTGCCCAGTGAAGTAGCGCATACAGTTCGTTTTTTATTGGACCAGCGCTCCAGTTATATTCAAGGTGAGATAATAAATATGAACGGTGCTTGGAAGTAA
- a CDS encoding ABC transporter permease, which produces MTSNKMFNILVPLISIFIGLFAGAIIMLVFGYNPIEGYVALWHGAFGDLYFIGETIRQATPYILTGLAVAFAFRAGLFNIGAEGQVFVGWIAAVWIGTTMDAPMYIHLPVAIIVAAVAGALWGFIPGLLKARLGVHEVIVTIMLNYVALYSSNAIVRTVLSNNEDRTENVAPSASLASDWLQELTYFSRMHYGILIALFAAVIMWFIIERTTIGYELKSVGYNKHASKYAGMSVKRNIILAMVISGAFAGLAGSMEGLGTFQHMTTQSGFTNLGFDGIAVALLGANTALGVVLAALLFGALKVGALNMPTESGVPNELVDIIIALIIFSVASSYIIRLLILRFKKEGK; this is translated from the coding sequence ATGACTTCAAATAAAATGTTTAATATCCTTGTTCCACTAATCTCTATTTTTATTGGTTTGTTTGCGGGTGCCATTATTATGTTGGTTTTTGGTTATAATCCGATCGAAGGTTATGTAGCATTATGGCATGGTGCGTTTGGTGATTTGTACTTTATCGGTGAAACAATCCGTCAAGCCACGCCATATATACTAACTGGTCTTGCAGTTGCCTTTGCTTTTCGAGCTGGCTTATTTAATATAGGTGCAGAAGGACAGGTTTTTGTTGGTTGGATTGCAGCTGTGTGGATTGGTACTACAATGGATGCACCAATGTATATTCACTTACCTGTAGCAATAATTGTTGCAGCGGTTGCTGGTGCTTTGTGGGGATTCATTCCTGGATTATTAAAAGCAAGACTGGGCGTGCATGAAGTTATTGTAACAATTATGTTGAATTATGTAGCCCTATATAGCTCAAATGCTATCGTACGAACTGTCCTATCTAATAACGAGGATAGGACGGAGAATGTTGCTCCCTCAGCTTCACTCGCATCGGATTGGTTACAAGAATTAACTTATTTCTCACGTATGCATTATGGAATATTAATTGCTTTATTTGCAGCGGTTATAATGTGGTTTATTATCGAAAGGACAACGATTGGATACGAACTCAAATCCGTTGGCTATAATAAACATGCATCAAAATATGCAGGAATGAGTGTTAAACGGAATATTATATTAGCAATGGTTATTTCGGGAGCGTTTGCAGGGTTAGCTGGTTCCATGGAAGGATTGGGAACATTTCAGCATATGACAACCCAAAGTGGCTTTACGAACTTAGGGTTTGATGGAATAGCGGTTGCTTTGCTAGGGGCAAATACAGCCCTGGGTGTTGTACTGGCCGCACTCTTATTTGGCGCATTGAAAGTAGGCGCTTTAAATATGCCGACTGAATCTGGAGTACCTAATGAATTAGTAGATATTATTATTGCGTTAATCATTTTCTCTGTAGCTTCCAGTTATATCATTCGCCTGCTTATACTTCGCTTTAAAAAGGAGGGAAAATAA
- the yfmF gene encoding EF-P 5-aminopentanol modification-associated protein YfmF has protein sequence MNKVEEKVVNENGMNIHFIQSNKFKTINIVAKFKSPLERETITNRALLPYILKQGTKSYPSRQNLQLKLDDLYGAVLSIDGAKKGENHIISFRLELANEKYIPEESSILEEGISLFSELLFQPNVSNNAFEEAAFNREKDTLKQKMNAIKDNKMSFANMRLIDEMCEGEPYQLHVHGYEEDLRSVTAETLYDYYKSMLTEDMLDIYVLGDFDEADAKEKLIKSMKRKEEKPKSEEAQQNKSERKQIDEPKEIIEEQKIQQAKLHIGYRTNATVRDQDYYALQVFNGMFGGFPSSKLFINVREKNSLAYYAASRLESHKGLLLVLSGIAPNDFEKARDIIKEQMSAMKAGDFTDTELNETKELVVNQLLEIMDNPQGMIELLYQQVLADKEMKPDQLIANIKKVTKDDVLNVAGNIEEDTVYLLTSEGGNSNE, from the coding sequence ATGAATAAAGTTGAGGAAAAAGTAGTAAATGAAAATGGGATGAATATCCATTTTATTCAAAGCAACAAATTTAAAACAATTAATATAGTAGCTAAATTTAAATCTCCATTGGAACGTGAGACGATAACTAATAGAGCTTTACTTCCTTATATTTTGAAACAAGGAACAAAAAGTTACCCAAGCAGGCAGAATCTACAGTTGAAGTTAGATGATTTATATGGTGCAGTACTTTCAATTGATGGAGCAAAAAAAGGTGAAAATCACATTATCAGTTTCCGTTTGGAGCTGGCAAATGAAAAGTATATCCCGGAAGAATCCTCTATACTTGAAGAGGGTATTTCATTATTTAGTGAACTTTTATTTCAACCAAATGTTTCCAACAATGCTTTTGAGGAAGCTGCATTCAATCGGGAAAAAGATACATTAAAACAGAAGATGAACGCCATAAAAGATAATAAAATGAGTTTTGCAAATATGCGTCTAATCGATGAAATGTGCGAAGGAGAACCTTACCAATTACATGTACATGGATATGAAGAAGATCTTCGGTCCGTAACAGCTGAAACATTATATGATTATTATAAATCGATGCTTACAGAAGATATGTTGGATATCTATGTACTAGGTGACTTTGACGAAGCAGACGCAAAAGAAAAACTAATAAAATCGATGAAACGAAAAGAAGAAAAACCAAAATCAGAAGAGGCACAGCAAAACAAATCAGAAAGAAAACAAATAGATGAGCCTAAAGAAATAATAGAAGAGCAAAAGATTCAACAGGCAAAACTGCATATCGGCTATCGGACAAATGCTACAGTTCGAGATCAAGATTATTATGCTTTGCAGGTATTCAATGGAATGTTCGGAGGGTTTCCGAGTTCGAAATTATTTATCAACGTAAGAGAAAAGAACAGCCTCGCTTATTATGCTGCATCGCGACTTGAAAGTCATAAAGGGTTGTTATTGGTCTTAAGTGGTATTGCACCGAATGATTTTGAAAAGGCCAGGGATATTATTAAAGAGCAAATGAGTGCTATGAAAGCCGGAGATTTTACGGATACAGAATTAAATGAGACGAAAGAATTAGTAGTAAATCAGCTGTTGGAAATAATGGATAATCCACAAGGTATGATTGAGCTTCTATACCAGCAAGTACTGGCCGACAAAGAAATGAAACCTGATCAACTAATCGCCAATATTAAAAAAGTGACGAAAGATGATGTTTTAAATGTTGCAGGTAACATTGAAGAAGATACCGTTTATTTATTAACAAGTGAGGGAGGAAATTCTAATGAATAA
- a CDS encoding ABC transporter ATP-binding protein: MDYVIEMLNIRKEFPGVVANDDITIQLKKGEIHALLGENGAGKSTLMNVLFGLYQPEKGEIRVRGEKVHITDPNVANDLGIGMVHQHFMLVEPFTVTQNIILGSEPKKNGKIDIKKAERDVQALSDQYGLKVDARAKISDISVGMQQRVEILKTLYRGTEVLILDEPTAVLTPQEIIELMDIMESLIAEGKSIILITHKLKEIMKACDRCTVIRKGAGVDTLNVADTTVTELSSLMVGREVSFKSNKTPASPQETVLKVENLVVKDSRKVDMLKGLNLEVRAGEILGIAGVDGNGQSELVEAITGLIKSEKGSIHLKNKTIKNLPPRKITESGIAHIPQDRHKFGLVLDFPIGENLALQNYYQKPYSNKKVLNYKEIYENAEKLIGEYDIRTPSAYTLARALSGGNQQKAIIAREVDRSPDLLIAAQPTRGLDVGAIEFIHNKLIEERDKGRAILLVSFELDEIFDVSDRIAVIFDGEIVADLKPEETTEQELGLLMAGSKKEKVGGE, encoded by the coding sequence GTGGATTATGTAATTGAAATGCTAAACATACGTAAAGAATTCCCTGGTGTTGTTGCGAATGATGACATAACAATACAATTAAAAAAAGGTGAAATTCACGCGTTGTTGGGCGAAAATGGAGCTGGAAAGTCGACGTTGATGAATGTACTTTTTGGTTTATACCAACCGGAAAAAGGCGAAATTCGTGTCAGAGGTGAAAAGGTACATATTACGGATCCAAACGTTGCAAATGACTTGGGAATTGGAATGGTCCATCAGCATTTCATGTTAGTAGAACCTTTTACTGTAACACAAAATATCATTCTGGGTAGTGAACCTAAAAAAAATGGGAAGATTGATATAAAAAAAGCAGAAAGAGATGTTCAAGCATTATCAGACCAGTATGGACTAAAAGTTGATGCAAGAGCAAAAATAAGTGATATCTCTGTAGGCATGCAACAACGTGTGGAAATACTGAAAACGCTTTATCGAGGAACAGAAGTATTGATTTTAGATGAACCTACGGCTGTTTTAACCCCCCAGGAAATTATTGAATTAATGGATATTATGGAATCGTTAATTGCAGAAGGCAAATCTATTATTCTAATTACACATAAATTAAAAGAAATTATGAAGGCATGTGATCGTTGTACGGTTATTCGTAAAGGGGCAGGTGTGGATACCCTGAATGTAGCAGATACTACTGTCACAGAGCTTTCATCTCTCATGGTTGGTCGAGAGGTTAGTTTTAAATCCAATAAAACACCTGCGAGTCCTCAGGAAACTGTTCTTAAGGTTGAAAATCTAGTTGTTAAAGATTCTAGGAAAGTAGATATGTTAAAAGGTCTGAACCTTGAAGTACGTGCTGGTGAAATACTCGGGATAGCAGGGGTTGATGGTAACGGGCAATCCGAGCTAGTGGAAGCAATAACTGGATTAATAAAATCTGAAAAAGGTTCCATCCATTTAAAGAATAAAACGATAAAAAACTTACCACCTCGTAAAATTACCGAAAGTGGTATTGCTCATATCCCTCAGGATCGTCATAAATTTGGGCTGGTACTTGATTTTCCAATCGGGGAGAATCTGGCTTTACAAAATTATTATCAAAAACCATACTCCAATAAAAAAGTATTGAATTATAAAGAAATTTATGAAAATGCAGAGAAACTAATTGGAGAATATGATATCCGAACTCCCAGTGCATACACACTTGCTAGAGCATTATCAGGTGGGAACCAGCAAAAAGCAATAATTGCTCGCGAAGTGGATCGTTCACCAGATTTATTAATTGCAGCTCAGCCTACAAGAGGCTTGGATGTTGGGGCTATTGAATTTATTCATAATAAATTAATCGAAGAAAGAGATAAAGGAAGGGCTATTTTATTAGTCTCTTTTGAACTAGACGAGATATTTGACGTTAGTGATCGAATTGCTGTGATTTTTGATGGAGAAATTGTAGCAGATCTGAAACCGGAGGAAACAACTGAACAAGAGCTAGGCCTTTTAATGGCAGGAAGCAAGAAAGAAAAGGTTGGTGGAGAATAA
- the yfmH gene encoding EF-P 5-aminopentanol modification-associated protein YfmH, translating into MNKQTYNDMDETIYTETLDNGLTVFLLPKQEMSKTYGVFSTDYGSIDQRFVPIKENETTTVPEGIAHFLEHKLFEKEDRDVFADFAKQAASPNAFTSFTKTAYLFAATNHIEKNVETLIDFVQDPYFSEESVEKEKGIIAQEINMFDDEPDSQSFMGTIKAMFEKHPVNIDIAGTVKSINTITKDDLYTCYNTFYHPANMTLFIAGNFDAESMMNLIQTNQQSKEFEEMDTIERELPDEPAEVAKKENKISMPVSIPKCTVGIKESSSELKGEAFLKKDLLQSMIMDHYFSKGGSFYQKLYSENLIDGSFYFETNLEKSFGYSLIGSNTENPDDFAEKVKALLKSTASDSLSSEEFERMKKKKVGQLLRAMNSLEFIANKYVDYHTLDIDLFDVLPTLQAITLDEVNDFLQDWIKEDRLAVCKIAAE; encoded by the coding sequence ATGAATAAACAAACGTACAATGATATGGATGAAACCATCTATACAGAAACGCTAGATAATGGTTTAACCGTTTTTTTGCTACCGAAGCAGGAAATGTCTAAAACATATGGTGTGTTCTCTACAGATTATGGTTCCATCGATCAAAGGTTCGTTCCGATTAAAGAAAATGAGACAACCACTGTACCTGAAGGTATCGCCCATTTCTTAGAGCACAAACTGTTTGAAAAAGAAGATCGAGATGTTTTTGCTGATTTTGCAAAACAAGCTGCTTCTCCAAATGCTTTTACATCATTTACAAAAACAGCTTATTTATTTGCTGCTACAAATCATATCGAAAAGAATGTAGAAACACTGATTGATTTCGTTCAAGATCCCTATTTTTCAGAGGAATCAGTTGAAAAGGAAAAAGGAATTATTGCTCAAGAAATTAATATGTTTGATGATGAACCAGATTCGCAATCTTTTATGGGAACGATTAAAGCTATGTTTGAAAAACACCCTGTAAACATAGATATTGCAGGAACAGTCAAATCAATCAACACGATCACAAAAGATGATCTGTATACGTGCTATAATACATTTTATCATCCGGCAAATATGACGTTATTTATTGCTGGAAACTTTGATGCGGAGAGTATGATGAACTTAATTCAAACGAATCAGCAATCAAAAGAATTTGAGGAAATGGATACTATAGAACGAGAGCTTCCAGATGAACCAGCTGAAGTGGCTAAGAAGGAGAATAAAATTTCCATGCCAGTATCTATTCCGAAATGTACCGTTGGAATAAAGGAATCGTCTTCTGAGTTAAAAGGTGAAGCATTTTTAAAGAAGGACTTATTACAAAGTATGATAATGGATCATTATTTTTCAAAAGGTGGATCATTTTATCAGAAGCTATATAGTGAAAACCTTATTGATGGAAGTTTTTACTTTGAAACGAATTTAGAAAAGAGTTTTGGCTATTCCCTGATAGGGAGTAATACGGAAAACCCTGATGATTTTGCAGAAAAAGTTAAAGCGTTATTGAAGTCCACAGCTTCAGATTCACTTTCCAGCGAAGAATTCGAACGTATGAAGAAAAAGAAGGTTGGTCAGTTATTAAGAGCAATGAATTCGTTGGAATTTATAGCGAACAAATATGTTGATTACCATACATTGGATATAGATCTATTTGACGTACTCCCAACGCTGCAAGCTATAACGCTTGATGAAGTAAATGATTTCTTGCAGGATTGGATAAAAGAAGACCGTTTAGCTGTATGTAAAATAGCTGCAGAGTAA